One part of the Spirochaetota bacterium genome encodes these proteins:
- a CDS encoding aromatic amino acid transporter: MSKNIKKASILGGSMIVAGTSIGAGMLALPTVSAGMWLAWASLLLIFTWFCMFRSSQAILEVNMHFEAGVSFHSLVKNTLGTKWSIINGISISFVLYILIYAYISGGSSLVSYLFDVGRINIDRKIASFLFALTLIICIWASTWLVDKFSVIMVIIMSIAFFISMNGLLPSISLSNIFDTNNNIIYMWAAVSTYLTSFCFHGNVPSLVKYFGKEPDRINKCLLYGTLITLACYSIWIFVASGSVSQKGFKTVINAGGNVGSLIQAANTGASNVFITRALDTFAALAITTSFLGAGLGLFDYLADLFKIDDTPIGRAKTSLITFVPPMIGGIFFPEGFISAISWAGLFSIIWAVIVPALMVLKVRQQYGEISYSPFKGKFIPYLLIIYGIIAGLCHILVVFKVLPVFK, translated from the coding sequence ATGTCTAAAAATATCAAAAAAGCATCTATTTTGGGTGGTTCAATGATAGTAGCGGGAACATCTATTGGTGCAGGAATGCTAGCTTTACCTACTGTTTCTGCTGGTATGTGGTTAGCTTGGGCTTCTCTTTTACTTATTTTCACTTGGTTTTGTATGTTTCGTTCTAGTCAAGCCATTTTAGAAGTTAATATGCACTTCGAAGCTGGAGTTAGTTTTCATTCTCTTGTGAAAAATACATTAGGAACAAAATGGAGTATTATTAACGGTATTTCAATTTCTTTTGTTCTGTATATTTTAATATATGCTTATATTAGTGGTGGAAGTTCCCTAGTCTCTTATCTTTTTGATGTTGGTAGAATAAATATCGATAGAAAAATAGCTAGTTTTTTATTTGCACTTACACTTATTATTTGTATCTGGGCAAGTACATGGCTCGTTGATAAATTTTCTGTTATTATGGTAATCATTATGTCAATAGCATTTTTTATTTCAATGAATGGCTTGTTACCTTCTATTAGTCTATCAAATATATTTGACACCAATAATAATATTATTTATATGTGGGCTGCAGTATCAACCTATTTGACATCTTTTTGTTTTCATGGTAATGTACCCAGTCTCGTAAAATATTTTGGTAAAGAACCAGATCGTATCAACAAATGTCTTTTATACGGAACATTAATTACTTTAGCTTGTTATAGTATTTGGATTTTTGTTGCCAGTGGAAGCGTTTCTCAAAAAGGTTTCAAAACTGTTATTAATGCTGGAGGGAATGTTGGTAGCCTAATTCAAGCTGCTAATACTGGGGCATCTAATGTATTCATCACAAGAGCTTTAGATACTTTTGCAGCTTTAGCAATAACTACTTCCTTTTTAGGAGCAGGCTTGGGTTTATTTGATTATCTTGCTGACCTTTTCAAAATTGATGATACTCCTATAGGACGAGCAAAAACTAGCCTCATCACTTTTGTCCCACCGATGATTGGTGGTATATTTTTTCCAGAAGGTTTTATCTCGGCTATTTCTTGGGCTGGATTATTCTCTATAATTTGGGCTGTTATTGTTCCTGCATTAATGGTATTAAAAGTTCGCCAACAGTATGGTGAAATAAGCTATTCTCCCTTTAAAGGGAAATTTATTCCTTATTTATTAATTATTTATGGTATTATTGCAGGTCTTTGTCATATCCTTGTGGTATTTAAAGTTCTTCCCGTATTCAAATAA
- a CDS encoding DMT family transporter produces MNYSHLPILFLILTSMAIPILRYTSLLFSPITNNSIRFLSGGVFLLIIALCRYRSKLPSLFPKQKYIWSLLICCSFLMSINMVYFIKGLSLSSAFTGSMFTTFGIPVTTLFAMLFFPDERKKSYNIFFFIGMIICIIGSMIFINQNNNNIHSNSNNQFTSGTLFLSISICSQIILNNLIKYLSTQVPIIIIALCNSFGVGISLLILATITGDIQELSSVGIDKIIILIFAGVYGIFVGMLIGFSVIKQNGITTFNIIQLLTPITTAIFSYFIMKENISFTQFLGSSIILLGAYFCVFGKHTFNILLNKYNNKNLG; encoded by the coding sequence ATGAATTACTCACATCTTCCAATTCTTTTTCTTATACTCACAAGTATGGCTATTCCTATATTAAGATATACAAGTTTATTATTTTCACCTATTACTAACAATAGTATACGCTTTTTATCTGGAGGTGTTTTTTTACTTATTATTGCTTTATGTCGTTATAGATCTAAACTACCATCCCTTTTCCCCAAACAAAAATATATATGGAGCTTACTGATATGCTGTTCTTTTTTGATGAGTATTAATATGGTATATTTCATCAAAGGACTATCGTTGAGCTCTGCTTTTACAGGAAGTATGTTTACTACTTTTGGGATTCCCGTAACAACATTATTTGCAATGTTATTTTTTCCAGATGAAAGAAAAAAATCATACAATATATTCTTTTTTATAGGCATGATTATTTGTATTATAGGCAGTATGATTTTTATTAATCAGAATAATAATAATATACACTCAAATAGCAACAATCAGTTCACATCGGGGACACTATTCTTGTCTATTAGTATTTGTAGTCAAATAATTCTTAATAATTTAATCAAATATCTTTCAACACAAGTACCTATTATTATTATAGCCTTATGTAATTCTTTTGGTGTTGGTATATCTTTATTAATATTAGCCACTATTACAGGAGATATACAAGAACTATCTAGTGTGGGTATAGATAAAATTATTATTTTAATTTTTGCAGGAGTATATGGTATTTTTGTTGGAATGTTAATTGGATTTTCTGTTATTAAACAAAATGGTATTACTACCTTTAATATTATACAACTTTTGACACCTATTACTACGGCTATTTTTTCTTATTTTATAATGAAAGAAAATATCTCATTTACTCAATTTTTAGGATCATCCATTATTCTTTTGGGAGCGTATTTTTGTGTGTTTGGTAAACATACTTTTAATATTTTGTTAAATAAATATAATAATAAAAATTTAGGATAA
- the rplM gene encoding 50S ribosomal protein L13, translating to MSLKTTYTKAPEISRKWHVIDAQGKALGRISAVAARILQGKHKATFTPHVDDGDFVVIINAYQFTLSGRKENTKVYRRHTGWMGGLKELSHKQMMDKKPWFPLEKAIKAMLPKNRLARRMFKKLIIVEGSEFKNANSGLIIHRDI from the coding sequence ATGAGCTTAAAAACAACTTACACAAAAGCTCCAGAGATTTCTCGTAAATGGCATGTTATTGACGCCCAGGGTAAAGCTCTTGGTCGTATATCTGCTGTTGCAGCAAGAATTCTTCAAGGCAAACACAAAGCAACTTTCACCCCGCATGTTGATGACGGTGATTTCGTCGTAATCATTAATGCTTACCAATTCACACTTTCAGGTAGAAAAGAAAATACTAAAGTATACAGACGTCATACAGGATGGATGGGTGGACTCAAAGAACTTAGTCACAAACAAATGATGGATAAAAAACCTTGGTTTCCATTAGAAAAAGCTATTAAAGCTATGTTACCAAAAAATCGCCTTGCTCGTCGTATGTTTAAAAAACTTATTATTGTTGAAGGCTCTGAATTCAAAAATGCTAACAGTGGATTAATCATTCACAGAGATATTTAA
- a CDS encoding PEGA domain-containing protein, which produces MKKLTTLMLISLFLNACYRLPQREEIEYRNTLENAIVKTFPKKVIVIIHPFDNLSKKDTNRAYLETAIPDNIEAMLESLRSTLAYIPFDGMPFYVSTELSNLFQKVDLKDGEEGDFDEFSSDTNSDDKDEDKNTNSIFYDKDKDKTDYDRFENSYFTYLTNYLLVVPTQETQYNAETTTNTNYFEFTTNSKFVSGVMETNITSNEILKTVTNAIKTNVVVVNKNLLTPTNMLLMLYEEFPTLTNYLSFLPIEVRRATEADITALDDYKLKLSDPKKWKAKQLQKNKDTNETTNIIEPIEEKKETEPSQSFEYIYHIGGDFRTREKNSVIQPVETSIRLQIYPVYSTGDTWWEKNFSSKPPLLKTILKLKDSLDPTDKESFKTVFLRTPFKKPDISPRLQDEFDTFSTNFRDTKPATPSNPLKTRPSPLSLRINVPENEIPIAMKDWLKYFHSIIINRPYTVLRVDSFPTDSLVYLNGFYIGSTPLIYPTAPIGEQRILFLKEGFNREEILTAITPNQTNCINYKLQALNNSGIVSITASIPDAEIYINAQYKGKTPLIISNLTLYNKYRVEILNPTAPLSSNRNSVYKNITLTDDKKSINIDAQFKSYETSYRTKAQTALLTATYLSWFTTIGLLGASFYTQARSKEADDLANAFGAVTSGVEQERLNQYIADRDRFAVTSQATLYASIAAALLSTGIMSWYLYSKEVYLGMEIDPEKKEWYANFKLKF; this is translated from the coding sequence ATGAAAAAACTTACCACACTTATGTTAATTTCACTTTTCTTAAATGCTTGTTACAGACTTCCACAGCGTGAGGAAATAGAATATCGTAACACCCTCGAAAATGCTATTGTCAAGACATTCCCCAAAAAGGTGATTGTGATTATTCACCCTTTTGATAATCTTTCTAAAAAAGATACTAATAGAGCATATCTAGAAACAGCAATTCCAGATAACATAGAGGCTATGTTAGAATCACTTCGTTCTACATTGGCTTATATTCCTTTTGATGGGATGCCCTTTTATGTCTCTACAGAATTATCAAATTTATTTCAAAAAGTTGATCTTAAAGATGGAGAAGAGGGTGATTTTGATGAATTTAGCTCAGACACAAATAGTGATGATAAGGATGAAGATAAGAATACAAACTCTATATTCTATGACAAAGATAAAGATAAAACAGATTATGATAGATTTGAAAATTCTTATTTTACCTATCTCACCAACTATTTATTAGTAGTTCCTACACAAGAGACTCAATATAATGCTGAAACTACCACAAATACTAATTATTTTGAATTCACTACTAATAGTAAATTTGTTAGTGGTGTTATGGAAACAAATATTACTTCTAATGAAATTCTAAAAACTGTCACAAATGCTATCAAAACTAATGTTGTTGTTGTTAACAAAAATTTACTCACTCCTACCAATATGCTTCTTATGCTTTATGAAGAATTTCCAACACTAACTAACTATCTAAGTTTTTTACCTATAGAAGTGCGTAGAGCTACAGAAGCCGATATTACTGCCCTGGACGACTATAAGCTAAAGCTTAGTGATCCAAAAAAATGGAAAGCCAAACAGCTCCAAAAAAATAAAGATACAAACGAAACAACAAACATTATTGAACCTATAGAAGAAAAAAAAGAAACAGAACCTTCTCAATCTTTTGAATATATATATCATATTGGTGGGGATTTTCGTACTCGTGAAAAAAATTCTGTTATCCAACCTGTAGAGACATCCATAAGATTGCAAATATACCCTGTATACAGTACAGGTGATACTTGGTGGGAAAAGAATTTTTCTTCAAAACCTCCTTTACTAAAAACTATCTTAAAATTAAAAGATAGTTTAGATCCTACAGACAAAGAATCTTTTAAAACAGTGTTTTTACGGACTCCCTTTAAAAAACCTGACATATCTCCAAGATTACAAGACGAATTCGATACTTTTTCAACTAATTTTCGAGATACAAAACCTGCAACTCCTAGTAATCCATTAAAAACTAGACCAAGCCCATTAAGTCTACGAATTAATGTTCCTGAAAATGAAATTCCTATAGCGATGAAAGACTGGTTGAAATATTTTCATTCTATTATTATTAATAGACCCTATACTGTTCTTAGAGTAGATAGTTTTCCAACAGATTCTCTTGTTTATCTTAATGGATTTTATATAGGTTCCACTCCTCTAATTTATCCTACAGCACCTATTGGGGAACAGCGTATTTTATTTTTGAAAGAAGGATTTAATAGAGAAGAAATTTTGACAGCTATTACGCCGAATCAAACAAATTGTATTAATTATAAATTGCAAGCCTTAAATAATTCAGGAATAGTAAGTATTACAGCATCTATTCCTGATGCAGAAATTTACATAAATGCTCAATATAAAGGTAAAACTCCTTTAATTATTAGTAATTTAACCTTATACAACAAATATAGAGTAGAAATTCTCAATCCTACTGCACCATTAAGCTCCAATAGAAATTCTGTATACAAAAATATTACACTAACAGATGATAAAAAATCGATAAATATCGATGCTCAATTTAAAAGCTATGAAACTTCTTATCGGACTAAAGCCCAAACAGCATTATTAACAGCTACTTATCTTTCTTGGTTTACAACTATAGGATTACTAGGAGCTAGTTTTTATACACAAGCTCGTTCTAAAGAAGCAGATGATTTGGCAAATGCTTTTGGAGCTGTTACCTCTGGTGTAGAGCAAGAAAGATTAAATCAATATATAGCAGATAGAGATCGCTTTGCTGTCACCAGCCAAGCTACTTTATACGCTTCTATTGCAGCTGCTCTTTTATCAACGGGTATTATGAGTTGGTATTTATATAGTAAAGAAGTCTATTTGGGAATGGAAATTGATCCAGAAAAAAAAGAATGGTATGCTAATTTTAAATTGAAATTCTAG
- a CDS encoding carbonic anhydrase family protein: MKKIIQCMCILFIGMNIIECVPSNKKKTNALKYPKSWNYNSNWGTVSKKCMEEDHQSPINIITTTAITNENKQDLKINYEQVNIAQLENVGYAINALIDDSAIINYKGSNYTLRQFHFHSDSEHTINGKNVPLELHLVHKDENDQLTVLGILFKEGTKNEVFQQFLDSAPTNKTSIDYNQSINIVTLVPQKKSFYSYDGSLTTPGCDTIVNWLVFSEPLTVSAEQIAQFLVFRSGQKNNRVTQNIGTRVVNFHN; the protein is encoded by the coding sequence ATGAAAAAAATAATACAATGCATGTGCATTTTATTCATTGGGATGAATATTATAGAATGTGTACCATCTAACAAGAAAAAGACAAACGCTTTAAAATACCCTAAATCATGGAACTATAATAGTAATTGGGGAACAGTAAGTAAAAAATGTATGGAAGAGGATCACCAATCTCCTATTAATATTATTACAACAACAGCTATAACAAATGAAAATAAACAGGATCTTAAAATTAATTATGAACAAGTAAATATAGCTCAATTAGAAAATGTTGGATATGCTATAAACGCATTAATCGATGATTCTGCTATAATTAATTATAAAGGTTCTAATTATACTTTACGTCAATTTCACTTTCATAGTGATAGTGAACACACTATTAATGGAAAAAATGTCCCTTTAGAACTTCATTTAGTACATAAAGATGAAAACGATCAATTAACTGTTTTAGGAATTTTATTTAAAGAAGGAACTAAAAACGAAGTGTTTCAACAATTTTTAGATAGTGCTCCAACAAATAAAACAAGCATAGATTATAATCAAAGTATTAATATAGTAACTCTTGTTCCACAAAAAAAATCATTCTATAGCTATGATGGATCATTAACAACACCTGGATGTGACACTATTGTAAATTGGTTAGTATTTAGCGAACCTCTAACAGTATCTGCCGAACAAATTGCACAATTTTTAGTATTTCGTAGTGGTCAGAAAAACAACCGTGTTACTCAAAATATTGGAACTAGGGTCGTTAATTTTCATAACTAA
- a CDS encoding cation-translocating P-type ATPase, translating to MPKHKKVVFNITGMHCIACANRLEKKINALNGVSHVTVNFLSNTASVSFQPSIVKEIAIITLASKIGYTLTTETTTISYKQAFYKEIFFVIIAWILTSILMIPMLLGHHDSMSTNSPYLGIIVAGMTIFIPGFSIVKNAITSLFAGVMGMDFLITLGALAAWVSSLLPLFGLNIPDYSVTASMLITVNLTGRFLENIARGTASKAISALANFNGKYAHLITKDGTITEVLIQDLKINDTIQIKSGEKIPTDGIIIKGRTSTDESFLTGESLPIEKKPGDYIYGGSINIDGFIIIRVERDSQNNMLAQTIKLIQEAQDTKVPIQVLADKITVIFVPIILIISFLSFAIWFAFPEFFPELLSYFGFSYNSSSRFTSALSAAISVLVIACPCALGLATPMALVNGSTLGAKKGILIRRGSAVQHLCDIDIIALDKTGTLTMGKPKVTNVITLNSNTSEALEIITGLEQSSTHPIAHAISIYAKEHKIEAKILENIINSPGQGIYGTYNQIDWFAGSLKATQEQDIDISEELLLNMNTTISLHETLVCLSNMHTKNCELILSFTDSLNPEAKDCIHHLQAMGKKIIMITGDRKNAAHAVAKELNITSVMYECSPKQKLDTIKSLQDQNFKVCFVGDGINDAAALEQANVGVAMGTGTDIAAESGDIILVTGSLISLITSFKVAKATFTKIKQNLFWAFFYNCVAIPAAFLGLLHPVTAEIAMTFSSLTVIGNSILLSKKKLS from the coding sequence ATGCCAAAACATAAAAAAGTTGTTTTCAACATAACGGGTATGCACTGTATAGCCTGTGCAAATCGTTTAGAAAAAAAAATAAATGCTCTTAATGGGGTTAGCCATGTTACTGTCAACTTTCTATCTAATACAGCGTCTGTATCTTTCCAGCCTTCTATAGTTAAAGAAATTGCTATTATTACTCTTGCTAGTAAAATAGGATATACATTAACTACAGAAACAACAACAATTTCTTATAAACAAGCTTTTTACAAAGAAATTTTTTTTGTTATTATAGCTTGGATTCTGACTTCTATTTTAATGATTCCTATGTTATTAGGACATCATGATAGTATGAGTACAAATTCACCTTATTTAGGTATTATTGTAGCTGGAATGACAATTTTTATACCAGGATTTTCTATTGTAAAAAATGCTATTACTTCTTTATTCGCTGGTGTTATGGGTATGGATTTTCTCATCACCTTAGGTGCGTTAGCTGCATGGGTAAGTTCTCTATTACCTTTATTTGGACTTAATATTCCTGATTATTCCGTAACGGCATCCATGCTTATTACAGTAAATCTTACAGGACGCTTTCTAGAAAATATAGCAAGAGGAACAGCTTCTAAAGCAATATCAGCTTTAGCTAATTTTAATGGCAAATACGCACATCTTATCACAAAAGATGGTACAATCACAGAAGTTTTGATACAAGATCTAAAAATCAATGACACTATCCAAATCAAATCTGGAGAAAAAATACCTACAGATGGAATAATTATAAAGGGAAGAACCTCTACAGATGAAAGTTTTCTTACAGGAGAATCACTCCCTATAGAAAAAAAACCTGGAGATTATATTTATGGGGGTTCTATTAATATTGATGGATTTATTATCATACGCGTAGAAAGAGATTCTCAAAATAATATGCTTGCTCAAACAATCAAATTAATTCAAGAAGCTCAAGACACAAAAGTTCCAATACAAGTACTAGCAGATAAAATTACAGTAATTTTTGTTCCTATTATCCTAATTATATCTTTTTTGAGTTTTGCTATTTGGTTTGCTTTTCCTGAATTTTTTCCTGAATTGTTGTCTTATTTTGGATTTTCTTACAATTCTTCTTCTCGTTTTACTTCTGCACTTTCCGCAGCAATTTCTGTGTTAGTAATCGCTTGTCCTTGTGCTTTAGGTCTGGCAACCCCTATGGCTCTTGTCAATGGCTCTACTTTAGGAGCTAAAAAAGGTATTTTGATTCGTAGAGGAAGTGCTGTACAACATCTCTGTGATATTGATATTATTGCTTTAGACAAAACAGGCACACTTACCATGGGCAAACCTAAAGTTACCAATGTAATAACATTGAATTCTAATACCTCTGAAGCTTTAGAAATTATTACGGGATTAGAGCAAAGCTCTACACATCCTATTGCACACGCTATATCAATATACGCTAAAGAACATAAGATAGAAGCCAAAATATTAGAAAATATTATTAATAGTCCTGGTCAAGGTATTTATGGAACATACAATCAAATAGATTGGTTTGCTGGATCTTTAAAAGCTACTCAAGAACAAGATATTGATATTTCTGAAGAATTACTACTAAATATGAACACTACTATTTCATTACACGAAACATTAGTTTGTTTGTCTAATATGCATACTAAAAATTGTGAGTTGATTTTGAGTTTTACAGATTCATTAAATCCTGAAGCTAAAGATTGTATCCATCATCTACAAGCAATGGGTAAAAAAATTATCATGATCACTGGAGATCGTAAAAATGCTGCCCATGCAGTCGCAAAAGAATTAAATATTACCTCTGTAATGTATGAATGTTCTCCAAAACAAAAATTAGACACTATAAAATCACTGCAAGATCAAAATTTCAAAGTATGTTTTGTAGGTGACGGTATTAATGATGCAGCTGCATTGGAACAAGCAAATGTAGGAGTTGCTATGGGAACAGGTACAGATATTGCAGCAGAATCAGGTGATATTATTCTTGTAACAGGATCATTAATTTCATTGATCACTTCTTTTAAAGTAGCAAAAGCAACATTCACTAAAATCAAACAAAATTTATTTTGGGCTTTCTTCTATAATTGCGTTGCTATTCCTGCAGCATTTTTAGGCTTATTACATCCTGTTACTGCTGAAATAGCGATGACATTTAGTTCTTTAACTGTTATAGGAAATTCTATATTATTATCAAAGAAAAAATTATCATAA
- the rsmH gene encoding 16S rRNA (cytosine(1402)-N(4))-methyltransferase RsmH, with translation MHIYHTPILAEKILEFLDIKSNSILADLTTGEGGHSSLMVPLAPKGQLLCLDRDRIILEKAQERMKEYSNITYICDTYDHLSAIREQINFPLFDGVLIDMGISMFHFKGAERGFSFEDDSLDMRLSEDHPISAEQVINTFLEEDLADIFYYYGEERYSRRYAREIVKQRPFLSAKELADFLVNKIGRHGKIHPATKIFQALRIYVNEELEIAENMLKGIIDNLAIGGVLCILTFHSLEDRLVKNAFKSYVKTGLGELLIPKTLSPSFEEIKSNPAARSAKLRVFKKG, from the coding sequence ATGCATATTTATCATACACCTATTTTAGCAGAAAAAATTCTAGAGTTTTTAGATATTAAGTCTAATAGTATTCTTGCAGATCTCACTACGGGTGAGGGAGGACATTCATCATTAATGGTACCTTTAGCTCCCAAAGGTCAACTACTTTGTTTAGATAGAGATAGAATAATTTTAGAAAAAGCTCAAGAAAGAATGAAAGAATATTCTAATATTACTTATATATGTGATACTTATGATCATTTAAGTGCTATTAGAGAACAAATAAATTTTCCATTGTTTGATGGTGTTTTGATTGATATGGGTATATCAATGTTTCATTTCAAAGGAGCTGAAAGAGGTTTTTCTTTTGAAGATGATTCTTTAGATATGAGATTATCAGAAGATCATCCTATTTCTGCAGAACAAGTAATTAACACATTTTTAGAAGAAGATTTGGCTGATATTTTTTATTATTATGGTGAAGAGAGATACTCACGCCGTTATGCAAGAGAAATAGTTAAACAAAGACCATTTTTATCAGCTAAAGAATTAGCAGACTTTTTGGTAAATAAAATTGGTAGACATGGTAAAATACATCCAGCTACTAAAATATTTCAAGCATTGCGTATTTATGTTAATGAAGAATTAGAAATTGCCGAAAATATGTTAAAGGGAATTATTGATAATTTAGCTATTGGTGGCGTATTGTGTATTTTGACATTTCATTCTTTAGAAGATAGACTAGTTAAAAATGCATTCAAATCTTATGTTAAAACAGGTTTGGGAGAATTATTAATTCCAAAAACGCTTAGTCCATCATTTGAAGAAATTAAAAGTAATCCTGCAGCACGAAGTGCAAAATTACGAGTTTTTAAGAAGGGTTAG
- a CDS encoding SDR family NAD(P)-dependent oxidoreductase, whose product MKKVIIITGASTGIGRNTAIKLAKLGHSVYGLSRNTELMEDLKAYGIFPMQVDITSPQNITQVIQSILTKESDIDVLINNAGYGFYESLEECPINKAKELFDINVFALMQMTQAVLPTMRNSKSGTIINISSVVGKVTLPFMGWYSATKHAVEGLSDSLRMELKAFNIKVVIVEPGRIRSKFGHTALSLSNLNPVSPYYKPMIKFQDLINNNPFPSAHPNSISNTIIKIITSPNPKARYSPNFDAKIILFLKKWFGDKFIDWLIRYRL is encoded by the coding sequence ATGAAAAAAGTTATTATAATTACAGGAGCATCTACAGGTATTGGTAGAAATACTGCTATCAAATTGGCTAAATTAGGGCATAGTGTTTATGGATTGTCGCGTAATACTGAATTGATGGAAGATTTAAAAGCTTATGGTATTTTCCCTATGCAAGTAGATATTACATCTCCTCAAAATATAACTCAGGTGATTCAATCAATTTTAACCAAAGAATCTGATATTGATGTGCTCATTAATAATGCTGGGTATGGATTTTATGAATCATTAGAAGAATGCCCTATTAACAAAGCAAAAGAATTGTTTGATATCAATGTATTTGCCTTAATGCAAATGACACAAGCAGTGCTTCCTACCATGAGAAACTCAAAATCTGGTACTATCATTAATATTTCTTCCGTTGTGGGTAAAGTTACTTTACCCTTTATGGGTTGGTATAGTGCAACAAAACATGCTGTTGAAGGTCTCAGTGACTCTCTTCGTATGGAACTCAAAGCTTTTAATATCAAAGTTGTTATTGTTGAACCAGGGCGTATAAGATCAAAATTTGGACATACAGCATTGAGTTTATCAAATCTAAATCCAGTATCACCTTATTATAAACCTATGATCAAGTTTCAAGATCTTATAAATAACAATCCCTTTCCATCAGCTCATCCTAATTCTATCTCTAATACTATTATTAAAATCATAACTAGTCCAAATCCCAAAGCTAGGTATAGTCCCAATTTTGATGCTAAAATCATCCTATTTCTCAAAAAATGGTTTGGAGATAAGTTTATAGATTGGCTTATAAGATATCGATTATAA
- a CDS encoding aldose 1-epimerase family protein — MNHLIKDNGLEVTISSLGAELQSIKDNDLNYEYLWQGNAEFWSGRAPILFPIVGGLKNKEYLYNGQKYTMPNHGIIRTNEFTSTKLSDKEIQFTFVANDETKKIYPFTFKMDVFYRIENHKIYISHRITNMSLEVMPFVFGLHPAFNLNDKLENSYIELEDELLISTIDTEDGFIISKEKNHGKKILVFDTNTFDQNNTIIFDNLISRQAVLRFQNSPRTVTMNWNDDLPLLAIWSKSGSSYVCIEPWCGWADNKEDTINELSTKKGMVLLVSQQVKEYNYTIDVA, encoded by the coding sequence ATGAATCATCTTATTAAAGATAATGGTTTAGAAGTAACTATTAGTTCTTTAGGAGCTGAATTACAATCAATTAAAGATAATGATCTTAATTATGAGTATTTATGGCAAGGTAATGCAGAATTTTGGTCAGGAAGAGCACCCATTTTGTTTCCTATTGTTGGTGGATTAAAAAATAAAGAATATTTATATAATGGCCAAAAATATACAATGCCTAATCACGGTATCATTCGTACCAATGAATTTACAAGCACAAAACTTTCAGACAAAGAGATACAATTCACTTTTGTAGCTAATGACGAAACAAAAAAAATATATCCTTTTACATTCAAAATGGATGTTTTTTATAGAATAGAAAATCATAAAATTTACATATCACATCGTATTACTAATATGTCTTTAGAGGTGATGCCTTTTGTATTTGGTTTGCACCCTGCTTTTAATTTGAATGATAAATTAGAAAATTCTTATATAGAGTTAGAAGATGAGCTTTTGATCTCCACTATAGATACAGAAGATGGTTTTATTATTTCTAAAGAAAAAAATCATGGAAAAAAAATTTTAGTATTTGATACAAATACCTTTGATCAAAATAATACGATAATTTTTGATAATCTTATATCAAGACAAGCTGTACTTCGTTTTCAAAATAGTCCTCGTACTGTTACAATGAATTGGAATGATGATTTACCTTTGTTAGCTATTTGGTCAAAATCTGGATCTTCATATGTTTGTATAGAACCTTGGTGCGGATGGGCAGATAATAAAGAAGATACCATTAATGAGTTGTCTACAAAAAAAGGAATGGTTCTTCTAGTATCTCAACAAGTAAAAGAATATAACTATACTATTGATGTAGCATGA
- the rpsI gene encoding 30S ribosomal protein S9, with protein sequence MAVIKKDTRVYATGRRKTSVARVFLSPNGKGNFTVNKKDYTEYFPEFFRDQIFEVFTITNTTNQFDIFCTVKGGGVNGQAEAIRHGLARALNLLDRDKYRPTLKDKGFLTRDDRMVERKKYGLRKSRKKEQYSKR encoded by the coding sequence ATGGCAGTTATAAAAAAAGATACCCGTGTTTATGCAACAGGTCGTCGTAAGACAAGTGTTGCCCGTGTTTTTCTTTCTCCTAATGGAAAAGGAAATTTCACAGTAAATAAAAAAGACTATACAGAATATTTCCCAGAATTTTTTCGTGATCAAATTTTTGAAGTATTCACTATTACAAATACAACAAATCAATTTGATATTTTTTGTACTGTAAAAGGTGGTGGTGTTAATGGTCAAGCTGAAGCTATTCGTCATGGTTTAGCTAGAGCTCTTAACCTACTAGATAGAGATAAATATCGTCCTACCTTAAAAGATAAAGGTTTTCTTACTAGAGACGATAGAATGGTTGAGCGTAAGAAATACGGTCTCCGTAAATCTCGTAAAAAAGAACAATATTCAAAACGTTAA